The following proteins are co-located in the Festucalex cinctus isolate MCC-2025b chromosome 15, RoL_Fcin_1.0, whole genome shotgun sequence genome:
- the myo18b gene encoding unconventional myosin-XVIIIb isoform X4, translated as MALSSRLKLWEKKIQEENHPVVASIPPPPPSGGFLKQLVRDSEKETKQKEPDVKDEKPPSKLSDNLVQQFLLPDQTPPILEAEMLLRAEKQGQGAGPALPPRLPSSQRSAVLPGQTRWEVTPEPFTGGRPESLREEERVEKMEETLEERQEPEGRLADATVMECDMVKVKDVWYEAGAVWYVHKDGFTLATQMKPDEGTPELPQGRARLRLHSDGSLLDVDEDHIDTCNPVHLDLCEDLSELHSVNESSVLHTLISRAKANMPLTHAGPNLINFWPPLQTHNKAPKSRRGESCWEAPPALAALVKRVYVSAVDSRRDHCVCATGRSGTGKTATCQAFAIALLKQAGTAGPNMSVERVQAMFTVLKSFGCVASAHSDASSRFAMLFSLDFNHAGRAAAGQLQTIMLDKWHVCHMTEGESNFLVFSQMLAGLGTEMRSELRLHQLPERHSFGIVPPTKVEEKQRASVAFAKLLVAMETLGFSAGEQKAIWHVLAGIYHLGAAGACKVGRRQFLNFDSAQVASSVLGCEGEELHTFVFKHHLRQLLQRATGGAREHDSVARAEEGPRLTAAQCVDGMASGLYQQLFAAIVSLINRSLSGQQLALASVTVVDTPGLRNPRHAAHRRAANFSDLAHNYLQERLAQQRYAHAFTNAARTYAQENIAVDLECPEANPADVVSAIDRPPPQVRAAGDSPRGLLWALDEEMLLTPASDEGAALARVCRHYGTSVRQCEQALHCEVQHLTGKDAVRYDLSGWFGVLQHNPAAANAAELLRDSHVAPVKSLFASDAGWSRSGGVCGGVCGLEGWSQRSLQRSSTIRKTLSGGAAALRRHSPCVAVKLQADALLNVMRRAKPVFLQCVSAKTDAAGAFHVAELRTQLKAAQTLATLRAYRAGYPDHMTLSDFRCHFQALAPPIMKRYASMFVSHDERKAVDELLADLDLDPKSVAVGASRVLMKRGALRQLEARRDLQVTGWLVHLQAACVGHLARRRYRTLQVQHMAVRCLQRNLRALRGVSRWSWWKLFCRLRPLLDVNMDNERLRAKEDEILGLRKHLEKSEKERKDLRQTLDACETKLTAVTSELSDERFRGDALGQALDVERAERLRLGKDNKELQVRLDQCKVAMETLEKTVAEEGEKICTLESQKVAGTESELVLQLECCQTEVDFLRRRLQQTEDKVEAERRARQQADDKVASLQAQLDESKRAVTELKRRNRRVANELHDARVMTDNLHNRAHQLERKQRRFDGELAAALADADGEREMKDKTLQEQAALGVQIFTLRRDLQESRAEACRLLQQKDELCSQIRDLSVHLTADSLPELKKRVRHLEGVASEREEEVAKLSATVEQQQQVHVRAELEMARVKQMHQKELEDKEEELEDVHGSSQRRLRQLEMQLEQEYEEKQMVIHEKHDLEGLVATLCEQVGHRDFDVEKKLRRDLKRTHALLADAQTLLDAVQSGRSPDCGTKEQLERLHCQLEESESRRRELESVQTSLTRELEDVQIQLDSVSKQKTLADDELCILRREKVDLLKRLEEDQDDLNQLMSKHKALIAQSSGDIAQIRDLQAELEELKKQRHGLQEELQQQASRLRFLEASTVGRSIVSKQEARVCDLENKLEFSKGQVKRFEVLVLRLRDSAVRLGEELEQSAQSEARERDNARYFQQRLEDARVEMEELSRWQQDAGRRRMELELQVEELTAIRQTLQADLETSIRRIVDLQAALEEVRSSDDSDSDRESSAGSVGTEDAGEGGVPAWRGSRAGGSSCGGSRGGRRSAADSSSTYSFRSRTDPDEDDRSAGRPAADASPGPVRAASSSALSELLEGLRKRRAGGDADGPPGGGGGGVSLPVYQSTAASALRRRASARPLAEEAGPGILKPSSPLLPRSAPDACDAPTPLPSLPRLSSLASSDVAGRPPSPERRPEEDREQPGRPASTLGRPPQAPRRCALTTLLSEDASEGTPAPGGAVFRNRRLPGESDAASVASDVLPAIRRAQSAGSLAGSARGGGGGGRRALSVHFGELPPSTRRRGGSDTGSSGSGGSAGSGEPVRPRRRSDGPTGERLEAEGSEGGEGGQGDVAAVMRKYLNKEIN; from the exons ATGGCGCTGTCGTCACGCTTAAAACTTTGGGAAAAGAAG ATTCAGGAGGAGAACCATCCGGTGGTGGCCTCCatccccccgccgcccccctctGGCGGCTTCCTCAAGCAGCTGGTCCGAGATTCCGAGAAGGAAACCAAACAAAAGGAGCCCGACGTCAAAGACGAAAAGCCA CCGAGCAAGCTAAGCGACAACTTGGTCCAGCAGTTCCTGCTTCCCGATCAGACGCCGCCCATCCTGGAGGCTGAGATGTTGCTGCGAGCCGAAAAGCAAGGGCAAGGCGCCGGCCCCGCCCTCCCGCCCCGCCTGCCCTCATCCCAGAGGAGCGCTGTCCTCCCCGGTCAGACCCGATGGGAGGTCACCCCAGAGCCGTTCACCGGAGGACGGCCCGAGAGTCTGCGGGAGGAAGAGCGAGTGGAGAAGATGGAGGAAACGTTGGAGGAACGTCAAGAACCAGAGGGAAGACTCGCGGACGCCACCGTGATGGAGTGCGACATGGTGAAG GTGAAGGACGTGTGGTACGAGGCCGGCGCCGTTTGGTACGTACACAAGGACGGATTCACGCTGG CCACTCAGATGAAGCCTGACGAGGGGACGCCCGAACTCCCCCAAGGCCGCGCGAGACTCCGCCTACACTCTGACGGCTCGCTGCTCGACGTGGACGAAGACCACATCGACACA TGCAACCCCGTCCACCTGGACCTGTGCGAGGACCTGAGCGAGCTCCACAGCGTCAACGAGAGCAGCGTCCTGCACACGCTAATTAGCCGCGCTAAGGCTAACATGCCGCTAACTCACGCCGGACCCAATCTGATCAACTTCTGGCCGCCCCTGCAGACCCACAACAAG GCTCCAAAATCTCGGAGGGGCGAGTCGTGCTGGGAGGCTCCACCCGCCCTGGCTGCCCTTGTCAAGCGGGTGTACGTGTCGGCGGTGGACTCCCGTCGGGATCATTGCGTCTGCGCCACGGGTCGCAGCGGCACCGGCAAGACGGCGACGTGCCAGGCCTTCGCCATCGCGCTGCTCAAGCAAGCCGGAACCGCCGGACCCAACATGAGCG TGGAACGTGTGCAGGCCATGTTTACGGTGTTGAAGTCTTTCGGCTGCGTGGCTTCGGCGCACAGCGACGCCTCGTCGCGCTTCGCCATGCTCTTCTCGTTGGACTTCAACCACGCCGGGCGAGCCGCCGCTGGACAGCTGCAG ACGATAATGTTGGACAAATGGCACGTTTGTCACATGACGGAAGGCGAGAGCAACTTCCTGGTCTTCTCGCAGATGCTAGCGGGACTTGGCACGGAGATGAG GTCGGAGCTGCGCCTGCACCAGCTTCCAGAGCGACATTCCTTCGGCATCGTCCCTCCGACCAAG GTGGAGGAAAAGCAGCGAGCGTCGGTGGCCTTCGCCAAGCTGCTGGTCGCCATGGAAACGCTTGGCTTCAGCGCCGGCGAGCAGAAGGCCATCTGGCACGTGTTGGCTGGGATTTACCATCTGGGGGCGGCGGGGGCCTGCAAAG TGGGGCGGAGACAGTTTTTGAATTTTGACAGCGCTCAGGTGGCTAGCAGCGTGCTAGGCTGCGAGGGGGAGGAGCTTCACACCTTTGTCTTCAAGCATCACCTCCGGCAGCTGCTGCAGAGGGCCACCGGGGGCGCCAGAGAGCACGACAGCGTTGCCCGGGCCGAAGAGG GTCCCAGACTGACGGCGGCGCAGTGCGTGGACGGGATGGCGTCGGGTCTCTACCAGCAACTTTTCGCTGCCATCGTCTCGCTCATCAACAG ATCCCTGAGCGGCCAGCAGTTGGCGCTGGCGTCGGTGACGGTGGTGGAcacgccgggcctgaggaaccCTCGCCACGCCGCGCACCGGCGGGCCGCCAACTTCAGCGACTTGGCGCACAACTACCTGCAGGAACGACTCGCGCAGCAGCGCTACGCGCACGCCTTCACAAACGCCGCGCGCACATACGCGCAG GAGAACATCGCGGTGGATTTGGAGTGCCCGGAAGCGAACCCGGCCGACGTGGTGTCGGCCATCGACCGGCCGCCTCCACAG GTGCGCGCGGCGGGCGACTCCCCCCGCGGTCTCCTGTGGGCGCTGGACGAGGAGATGCTGCTGACGCCGGCGTCCGATGAGGGCGCCGCCCTGGCGCGCGTCTGCCGTCATTACGGCACCAGCG TGCGTCAGTGCGAGCAAGCGCTGCACTGCGAAGTTCAGCACCTGACGGGGAAGGACGCGGTGCGCTACGACCTGAGCGGATGGTTCGGCGTGCTGCAGCACAACCCGGCGGCCGCCAACGCCGCCGAGCTGCTGCGCGACTCGCACGT CGCGCCGGTGAAGTCGCTGTTCGCGTCGGACGCGGGATGGTCACGAAGCGGCGGCGTGTGCGGCGGCGTGTGCGGCCTGGAGGGCTGGAGCCAGCGCTCGCTGCAGAGGAGCAGCACCATCCGCAAGACGCTGAGCGGCGGCGCGGCGGCGCTGCGCAGACACTCGCCGTGCGTCGCCGTCAAGCTGCAGGCC GACGCCCTGCTCAACGTGATGCGCCGCGCCAAGCCCGTCTTCCTGCAGTGCGTCAGCGCCAAGACGGACGCGGCCGGCGCCTTCCACGTGGCCGAGCTCAGGACGCAACTGAAGGCGGCGCAGACGCTGGCCACGCTGCGCGCCTACCGCGCGG GTTACCCGGATCACATGACGCTGAGCGACTTCCGCTGCCACTTCCAGGCCTTGGCTCCGCCCATCATGAAGCGTTACGCCTCCATGTTTGTCAGCCACGACGAGAGGAAG GCCGTGGACGAGCTGCTGGCCGACTTGGACCTGGATCCCAAGAGCGTCGCGGTCGGCGCCAGTCGG GTGCTGATGAAGCGCGGCGCGCTGCGCCAGCTGGAGGCCCGGCGGGACCTGCAGGTGACGGGCTGGCTGGTCCACCTTCAGGCGGCTTGCGTCGGCCACCTGGCCAGACGCAGGTACCGCACGCTCCAG GTGCAGCACATGGCGGTGCGTTGCCTGCAGAGGAACCTGCGAGCGCTGCGCGGCGTGTCGCGGTGGAGCTGGTGGAAGCTCTTCTGCCGACTGCGCCCCCTGCTGGACGTCAACATGGACAACGAGAGGCTGCGCGCCAAAGAA gACGAAATTTTGGGGCTGAGAAAACATTTGGAAAAGTCCGAGAAAGAACGAAAAGACTTGAGACAAACGCTGGACGCCTGCGAAACCAAA CTGACGGCTGTCACCTCGGAACTGAGTGACGAGCGTTTCCGTGGCGACGCGCTGGGTCAGGCGCTGGATGTTGAGCGGGCCGAGAGGCTGAGACTCGGCAAGGACAACAAAGAACTGCAG GTTCGCCTGGACCAGTGCAaggttgccatggagacacTGGAGAAAACTGTGGCGGAAGAAGGTGAAAAGATTTGCACGCTGGAGAGTCAGAAAGTGGCAGGAACAG AGAGCGAACTGGTCCTGCAGCTGGAGTGCTGCCAGACGGAGGTGGACTTCCTGCGGCGCCGTCTGCAGCAGACAGAGGACAAGGTGGAGGCGGAACGGCGCGCTCGGCAGCAGGCGGACGACAAg GTGGCGTCGCTGCAGGCTCAGCTGGACGAGTCCAAGCGCGCGGTGACGGAGCTGAAACGTCGCAACCGGCGcgtggccaacgagctgcacgACGCCAGGGTGATGACGGACAATCTGCACAATCGGGCGCACCAGCTGGAACGCAAACAACGACG CTTTGACGGCGAGCTGGCGGCGGCGTTAGCGGACGCTGACGGCGAGCGGGAGATGAAGGACAAAACCCTGCAGGAGCAGGCCGCGCTGGGGGTGCAGATTTTCACGCTGCGCCGAGACCTCCAG GAGAGCCGCGCGGAGGCCTGCCGCCTGCTCCAGCAGAAGGACGAGTTGTGCAGCCAGATCCGAGACCTCAGCGTCCATCTGACGGCCGACTCGCTGCCCGAGTTGAAGAAGCGAGTGCGCCACCTGGAGGGCGTGGCCAgcgagagggaggaggaggtggcCAAACTCAGCGCCACTGTggaacagcagcagcag GTTCACGTGCGCGCCGAGTTGGAGATGGCGCGAGTGAAGCAGATGCACCAAAAGGAGCTGGAGGACAAAGAGGAGGAGCTGGAGGACGTGCACGGGTCGTCTCAGAGGCGG CTGAGACAGCTCGAGATGCAGCTGGAGCAAGAATAcgaggagaagcagatggtcATCCACGAGAAGCACGACCTGGAAGGCCTGGTGGCCACGCTGTGCGAACAG GTGGGCCACCGCGACTTTGACGTGGAGAAGAAGCTGAGGCGAGACCTGAAGAGGACTCACGCGCTTCTGGCCGACGCGCAGACCCTGCTGGACGCCGTCCAAAGCGGGCGGAGCCCCGACTGCGGGACCAAGGAGCAACTGGAAAGACTTCACTGTCAG TTGGAGGAGAGCGAATCCCGGCGGCGTGAGCTGGAGAGCGTCCAGACGAGCTTGACGCGGGAGCTGGAGGACGTTCAGATTCAACTGGACAGCGTCTCCAAGCAGAAGACTTTG GCGGACGACGAACTTTGCATCCTCCGGCGGGAGAAAGTGGACCTGCTCAAACGTCTGGAAGAGGACCAGGACGACCTCAACCAACTCATGAGCAAACACAAAGCGCTCATCGCGCAG TCATCCGGCGACATCGCTCAGATCCGAGACTTGCAGGCCGAGCTGGAGGAGCTGAAGAAGCAGCGACACGGCCTGCAGGAGGAG CTCCAGCAGCAGGCGTCCCGGCTGCGCTTCCTGGAGGCGTCCACCGTGGGGCGCAGCATCGTCAGCAAGCAGGAAGCGCGCGTGTGCGACCTGGAGAACAAGCTGGAGTTCAGCAAAGGTCAAGTCAAAAGGTTTGAG gTGCTGGTGCTGCGGCTACGTGACAGTGCGGTGCGCCTGGGGGAGGAGCTGGAGCAGAGCGCGCAGTCGGAGGCGCGCGAGCGCGACAACGCCCGCTACTTCCAGCAGCGACTTGAGGACGCGCGCGTGGAAATGGAGGAGCTGAGCCGGTGGCAGCAGGACGCCGGCAGACGCCGCATGGAGCTG GAGCTGCAGGTGGAGGAGCTGACGGCCATCCGGCAGACGTTGCAGGCCGACCTGGAGACGTCCATCCGCCGCATCGTCGACCTGCAGGCCGCCTTGGAGGAGGTCCGCTCCAGCGACGACAGCGACAGCGACAG GGAATCCAGCGCCGGCTCCGTCGGGACGGAGGACGCGGGCGAAGGCGGCGTCCCGGCTTGGCGAGGTTCACGTGCCGGAGGATCGTCCTGCGGCGGCAGTCGGGGTGGCCGCCGGTCGGCGGCCGATTCCAGCAGCACGTACAGTTTCCG ctcccgcacggaCCCGGACGAGGACGACCGGAGCGCAGGACGTCCGGCGGCAGACGCCAGCCCGGGTCCGGTCCGGGCGGCGTCCTCGTCCGCTCTGTCCGAGCTTCTTGAAGGACTTCGCAAGAGGCGGGCGGGCGGCGACGCGGACGGCCCgccgggcggcggcggaggcggcgTCTCGCTTCCCGTTTATCAAAGCACGGCGGCGTCCGCTCTGCGCCGCCGGGCCTCGGCACGCCCCCTGGCGGAAGAAGCCGGTCCGGGCATCCTGAAGCCGTCGTCTCCCCTCCTGCCCCGCTCGGCCCCCGACGCCTGCGACGCTCCGACCCCGCTGCCGTCGCTGCCCCGCCTTTCGTCTTTGGCGTCCTCGGATGTCGCCGGCCGGCCGCCCTCCCCCGAGCGGCGCCCCGAAGAGGACCGGGAGCAACCCGGGCGCCCGGCGTCGACCCTTGGGCGACCCCCGCAGGCGCCCCGCCGCTGCGCGCTGACGACTTTGCTCTCCGAGGACGCGTCCGAGGGCACGCCGGCGCCCGGAGGCGCCGTCTTCCGGAACCGCCGCCTCCCGGGCGAGTCGGACGCGGCGTCGGTGGCGTCCGACGTCCTCCCCGCCATCCGCAGGGCTCAGTCGGCCGGCAGCCTGGCCGGATCGGcgcgcggcggtggcggcggcggccgccggGCTCTCAGCGTCCATTTCGGAGAGCTGCCGCCCTCCACTCGGCGCCGCGGGGGCTCCGACACGGGCTCGTCCGGGTCCGGAGGCTCGGCGGGAAGCGGCGAGCCGGTGCGGCCCCGCCGCCGCTCGGACGGGCCGACGGGAGAGCGGCTGGAAGCCGAGGGCAGCGAGGGCGGCGAGGGCGGCCAAGGCGACGTGGCCGCCGTCATGAGGAAGTACCTCAACAAGGAAATCAACTGA